GCGCCCGGGCCGGGGAACGGCTGGCGGACGCCCTCGACCCGCACGTCCGCCGCCTCGGCGCGCGGGCCTCCCGCCGGACGCACTGGCTGTTCCCCGTCGTCGCCGACGACCCCGAGGGGCTGGTGCTGGCGGGGCGCGCGGCGGGGTTCGACCTGACCCGCGGTTCGTCGACGCTCGTCGCCCTGGACCCGGCCTGCGCGCGGGCGCAGGCGGCGATGGCCGGGGTCGTCTACCTGCCCGCCTACCCCGAGATGGGCGACGCCGCGCTGGACCGGCTCGCCGCCGTGGTCAACGCCGCGTCCCGGCCGGTCGCCGGCGCGCGCGACCGCGAGGCCGCACGGGAGGAGGCGGCTCAGGCCGGCCGGAGCAGCACGGCGGCCGTGCCGTCGGCGGCGGTGACGCTGCCCGTCCAACCCCGGCCGGCGAAGGTCAGCGTCGGGTCGGAGCCGTCGGCCCCAGCCGTCACCGTGAAGCCGGCGGCGGGGAGCGCCCGCCGCAGGTAGGCCGCCAGCTCGGCCCCCGAGGGCGCGGACAGCACGGCCGTCACGTTGTCGGCCTGGTCGACCGAGGCCACCAGCAGCGCGCTGCGGGGCAGCGAGAAGGCGTCGAGAGGCCCGTGCGTGTAGCCGAAGGCCCGCAGCGGCAGCCCGTCCGCGGGCACGGCGGCCGGAGCGCTGGCGGTGGCCGCCGGGGTGGGCACCGGGACGGGGCCCGGCGCCGCCCCGCAGCCGGCCGCCGCCAGCACGAGGACCAGCGGGGCGATCCACCGACCCGGACCGCCGGGGGCCCTGAGCCTGCGCACGGTGCACCACCCTAGCCGCGGCCGCGACGGTCACCGGCGCTCGGCCGGATAGCCTTGGTCGACGTGACCACCGAGACCCAGCAGCTCGCCCTCCGACCCAGCCGGGTCCCCGCGGCGGTGCGGGCCGTCCGCCCCCGGCAGTGGGTCAAGAACGTGCTGGTCCTCACCGCCCCGCTGGCGGGCGGCCGCATCCTCGAGCCCGCCGTGCTGCGCGGCTGCGTGCTGGCCTTCGTCTCGTTCTGCCTGATCAGCGCGACCGTCTACCTGATCAACGACGTCCGCGACGTCGAGGAGGACCGGCTGCACCCGCGCAAGCGGTTCCGGCCGATCGCGGCGGGCGAGCTGCGCCCGTCGACCGCGCTGCTGCTGGCCGCGGTCACCGGGGTGCTCGGGTTCGCCGTCGGCTTCTGGACCTCCGGGGCGCTGGGCCTGACGCTGGCCGTCTACCTCGTCGTCCAGGTGCTGTACTCGGCGTTCCTCAAGCACCTGCCCGTCGTCGACCTGGCGGTGGTGGCCAGCGGCTTCCTGCTCCGCGCCATCGCGGGCGGGGTGGCCACCGAGACCCTGCTGAGCCAGTGGTTCCTGCTGGTCGCCGCCTTCGGCTCGTTCTTCATGATCGCCGGCAAGCGCTACTCCGAGCTCAAGTCGGTGGGGGCCGACGCCGGCACCCGTCGCAGCCTGACCCGCTACTCGGAGTCCTACCTGCGCTTCGCCTGGATGCTCGCCGCGGTGATGGTGCTGATCTCCTACAGCCTGTGGGCGTTCGAGAACCGGGGGGACGGCGTGCTGGGGCTACCCTGGACGGCCATCTCCATCGCGCCGTTCACCCTCGGCCTCCTGCAGTACGCGCTGGAGGTGGACACCGGGAACGCCGGTGAGCCCGAGGACGTCGTCCTGCACGACCACGTACTACAAGGAATCGGACTGGTGTGGCTCGTGACCATCTCCCTGGCGGTGTTCGGATGAACGACTTCCCCGCGACGGCGGCCGACCCGGACGTGCCCGCGATCCGCCCCTCCCTGCCGGAGTCGCAGCCGGCCATCCCGCAGAAGTTCGTCGAGCTGCACGGCTGGGGCCGGGCCGGCTCGTCGATGTCGCACCTGGCGCAGATCGACTCCCTGGCCGACGCCGTGTCGGCCCTGCGCACCTCGGGCGGGCGGGGCGTCACCCCGCGCGGGCTGGGCCGCAGCTACGGCGACGCGGCCCAGAACGCGGGCGGCGTCACCCTCGACCTCACCAAGCTGGACAAGGTCCTCGCCGTCGACGCCGCCTCCGAGCCGGCGACGGTCACCGTCCAGGCCGGTGTCAGCCTCGACGCGCTGATGCGCACCCTGCTGCCCTTCGGCCTGTGGGTCCCGGTGCTGCCGGGCACCCGGCAGGTCACCATCGGCGGCGCGATCGCCGCCGACGTGCACGGCAAGAACCACCACACCCAGGGCAGCTTCGGCAACCACGTGCTCTCCCTCGACCTGCTGACCGCCGACGGCGAGGTGCGCACGCTGACCCCGACGGGAAGTCCCGGCGTCGACGAGGGCGGCCGGCTGTTCTGGGCCACCATCGGCGGGATGGGGCTGACGGGGGCGATCATCAGCGCCACCGTCGCGGTGCAGCGCACCGAGACCGCCTACTTCAGCGTCGACACCGACCGCTGCAGCGACATCGACGACCTGATGGCCAAGATGACCGACGGCGACGACGCCTACACCTACTCGGTGGCCTGGTTCGACGCCGTCACCCGCGGCAAGCACATGGGCCGCGCCGTGCTGACCCGCGGCGACAAGGCGACGCTCGCCGACCTCGACCCCAAGAAGCGGCGCGACCCGCTGAAGTTCGTCGCGCCGTCCTTCGGCACCATCCCCGAGGTCTTCCCCAACCGGATGGTCAACCGGCTCACCGCGAAGGCGTTCAGCGAGTTCTGGTACCGCAAGGCACCGGCCCACCGGGTGGGCGAGCTGCAGAACATCACGTCCTTCTTCCACCCGCTGGACATCGTCGCGGAGTGGAACCGGGTCTACGGACCGCACGGCTTCCTGCAGTACCAGTTCGTCGTGCCGTTCACCGAGGCCGAGGCGTTCCGCCGCTGCTTCGAGATGATCGTCACCTCCGGCCACCTCTCGTGCCTCAACGTGCTGAAGCGCTTCGGCCCGGGCAACCCGTCGCCGCTGTCCTTCCCGATGCCGGGCTGGACCCTGACCGTCGACCTGCCGATCGAGCACGGCCTCGACAAGCTGTGCGACGCCCTCGACGCCGAGGTCGTCGGCGCCGGCGGCCGGGTCTACCT
The window above is part of the Friedmanniella luteola genome. Proteins encoded here:
- a CDS encoding FAD-binding oxidoreductase encodes the protein MNDFPATAADPDVPAIRPSLPESQPAIPQKFVELHGWGRAGSSMSHLAQIDSLADAVSALRTSGGRGVTPRGLGRSYGDAAQNAGGVTLDLTKLDKVLAVDAASEPATVTVQAGVSLDALMRTLLPFGLWVPVLPGTRQVTIGGAIAADVHGKNHHTQGSFGNHVLSLDLLTADGEVRTLTPTGSPGVDEGGRLFWATIGGMGLTGAIISATVAVQRTETAYFSVDTDRCSDIDDLMAKMTDGDDAYTYSVAWFDAVTRGKHMGRAVLTRGDKATLADLDPKKRRDPLKFVAPSFGTIPEVFPNRMVNRLTAKAFSEFWYRKAPAHRVGELQNITSFFHPLDIVAEWNRVYGPHGFLQYQFVVPFTEAEAFRRCFEMIVTSGHLSCLNVLKRFGPGNPSPLSFPMPGWTLTVDLPIEHGLDKLCDALDAEVVGAGGRVYLAKDSRLGADTFRAMYPRLDDFLAVRREVDPSGLFNSDLARRLHL
- a CDS encoding decaprenyl-phosphate phosphoribosyltransferase, whose amino-acid sequence is MTTETQQLALRPSRVPAAVRAVRPRQWVKNVLVLTAPLAGGRILEPAVLRGCVLAFVSFCLISATVYLINDVRDVEEDRLHPRKRFRPIAAGELRPSTALLLAAVTGVLGFAVGFWTSGALGLTLAVYLVVQVLYSAFLKHLPVVDLAVVASGFLLRAIAGGVATETLLSQWFLLVAAFGSFFMIAGKRYSELKSVGADAGTRRSLTRYSESYLRFAWMLAAVMVLISYSLWAFENRGDGVLGLPWTAISIAPFTLGLLQYALEVDTGNAGEPEDVVLHDHVLQGIGLVWLVTISLAVFG